The following coding sequences are from one Lemur catta isolate mLemCat1 chromosome 16, mLemCat1.pri, whole genome shotgun sequence window:
- the STARD6 gene encoding stAR-related lipid transfer protein 6, which translates to MIQRIDSDTVLCHTITQSFAMGSISPRDFIDLVNIKHYEGNMSIISSQSVDFPEFPPSSNYIRGYNHPCGFICSPLSENREYSKLVMFVQTEMRGKLSLSIIEKTMPSNLVSFILNAKDGIKAQKTSSGYGFHPNTLSSFQNKK; encoded by the exons ATGATACAGAGGATTGATTCG GACACAGTTTTATGTCATACCATTACACAAAGTTTTGCCATGGGCTCAATTTCCCCCCGAGACTTTATCGACTTAGTAAACATCAAGCACTACGAAGGAAATATGAGCATTATCAGTT CTCAAAGTGTGGATTTTCCAGaatttcctccatcttcaaattACATCCGCGGTTATAACCATCCTTGTGGCTTTATATGTTCACCTCTGAGTGA AAACCGAGAGTATTCCAAACTAGTGATGTTTGTCCAGacagaaatgagaggaaaattgTCCCTATCAATAATTGAAAAAACCATGCCTTCCAACTTAGTAAGTTTCATCCTCAATGCAAAAGATGGAATAAAGGCACAGAAAACTTCATCAGGATATGGATTTCATCCTAATACTCTTTCATCATTCCAAAAcaaga